From the genome of Oryza glaberrima chromosome 1, OglaRS2, whole genome shotgun sequence:
CTCCTGGCCGTCCGCCGCGGGCCCGCCGGTCGCCGGCGGGAACACCTGGATGAAGTCCACCGAGACGCGCACCGCGGCGGTCTTGTCGATGGACGACAGCGGCAGCGCGCCGCGCGGGGTGGGCCCCGCGGGCGGGACCAGCTCCGGCGCCGACTTGGAGACGGTGGgctccgcggccgcggccgcggcggtgacggcggcgacggcggccatggcctccctctctctctctctctcgtcggtAGGTGGAGTTTGGCGCCGCGCTGGCTGGGCTGGTGCTTTGCCGCTTTCCCTCCCCAATGAATGGAAGTAGTTGTTGCTAAGTGGCGAGCACGAGCTCTCAATGCTCAGTGAGAGTGGTTGACTTCTTTTTTGCCTTTCTTTTTCTCGTGTGGAATTTTCAGGCATTTTTGTTAGGTATAGATGATTAGATCTGATCTGTGACAAACTGAGGACAGTGTTTCAGTGGGTTGGTAGCTCCTCGTGGTTGGAAGATTAGTGGACTTCACATGACCATACATGTGTTCGTACTGTTCTCCCCCCTAAGATTCATTTCTGAATCTGCTCAGGTGCTGAGCTCCATCGGGCCCTGACGAACTTGGAACACTACTGAAGCTGGATGATCAAGGGCTAGTCTTCTAAACTCTAATGATTTCATcgttacccaaaaaaaaaaaaaacttgtgtaTCTTTAAACCAAAAAACTTGTGTATCTGTATCCTTAGTGATTTAAAAACTAATGCTGGAAAATAAACAACAATCGAAAAGCCTAAAGGTagactttaaaattaagttttaaaattttaatatttttgttgtggCTAATAAGCCAAAAGACAAAGCCATGATGCTAGTCTGACTGCACTGTACTGAGAATGTTTCATCACACAGAGTTATGAATAGGTTTCACAGATTGGTGGTAAATAGGCATATGATGTTACTACGACATGTGAAATATCTTCCTGCGTATATCCACAGAATGACAAATAGGCCGTCTCAGGCTTGACCATATAGGTGGAAAATGAAAGATAATGTTCATGTAGGACTATATTGTACAAATTCTTGAAATCAATGGAATCATTTGTTCTCAACTGTAACAGTACTGCCTCAACAATGTCAATCAATGTATAATGTAGTATGGTAACAACAATACAGAATACAAACACGATCCACCTTGTTTTATTTGTAACCAAGTTCAAGAAGCGGCTATTCAACACACCAGAATACAACAGCTCTCAACGCTGCGAAGTGTAGGCGTATAAACACGAAGTTACCTCTATGCAAGCTTCTGCAACTCCTCACCGAAAACCTTGGAGTGCTGAGCCTCCACGCACTGCAGCACCAACCTGATTCCCTGCTTCGGCTTGGGCGGCTTCAGGTAGACGACGGACGGCACAATGTTCACATCATCATTCAGGGTGAACACATAGCTCGGCTCGCCAAACCCGTAGTCCACCTCGTTGAACCCGACATGGCTCCAATCTGTGACGACTAGTGTGCCGTAATCCAGCGACACATTGTAATGGTTCTCCTTGGCACCACCGCTCATCCAATCGAGGAACCGTGTCGAGAGCACATCCTTGGCTTCCCTGATCGCTGTCACAATCTCTACGAGCGACGCATCCTTGACCTCCTGGCTGGTTTTGGCGAGGCCACCAGGGTAGACACAGTTACCGTAGTAGCCGTCGACTGAAGGCAGCACATTGTTCAGCAGGTGACGTGTGCTAGCAGCAAAACCCAGACGAACATCGGCATCAGGTGCAAAGTCAATAGCCAAAGTACGGGATTTGAACATCATGGCAGTGACCACATCGAAGGTGGAGCATTTCTGGTTGGTCTCACTTGCGACCTGGTCCTTGACACGCTTGATGCTATCCAACGAGATCTCAATGACGGATTTCTCAAAGTTGAATGCAGTAAACGATGGAGGTGGTCCTAGAGGTGGTTTGGGAGGGTTGGGAATGGCATCCCTGGCCCAAATTGGTTTGAGTGATGGCTCAGGGAGCCCTCTTGCCATCTCACCAACTGCTTTCAGGAACTGGGCTGCACCTTGCCCGTCAAACACCAAGTGACTGAAGCAAATGCCCACAGCAAATCCACCGCATGTGAACTTCGTAATCTGAAGGAAAGGAAATTGAAAAACTAATCATTCAAATCACAGAACATGCAAATTCAGTAACTAGTCTAATACAGGCCATGTTACAATGTCAACTTAGTGTCAGACTATTTTAACAGGTAGTGGTACCAAGGATGTGTGGCATGAACAACATTTACATGAAAATTGTCATCGACTTAGTACCTCTTTAGCATCCAACATGAAAAAATTTCACTGAACTTAGAACAGAAAGTTAAAACATTCAACCTATTGAGAAGCACGCATAATGTCATCATGTGAATCAAACCAAAATCTATTTGTAactaagtactccctctgtcccaaaatatattttgggacggagggagtatcatatcATAGTATCCAAAAAGCATTAGGGGTATGTGAACCCTCATCCTCATCCTTGCAGCCTTGAATGTAATTAAGCTATGTAGGTAGAAAGGACAGTACTATGTGAACCCTCATCCTCACAAGCTTGGAAGAGAAAGCATGGCAATGATTTGCAAGGTTGGATATCAATTCTCATGAACTACCTAACAGATTGGATCAGCCCAggcatgccatgtcatcatGAGACCATCTCTTCGTCACATGCAAGCTTGGAACTATGGAATTCACTAACAGCAGCAAGCAAAAATGAAAATTCCGGTGTCCAGACATTTAGGAAGTCAATCTAGAAATTCAGCTAGACCTTTTCCTTTCACACCATTGCCGCCATTGACATCCCCACATTACCGAGTCAACGATAGCAATGGTGACCAACCCTCCTCACCCCCACAGATCCACAACCCCCAACCTCTCAGGAGTCAGATCCAGACCAAATTTGCAGTGGAAAATTTAGCTCAAGTAACAATGGGTGATGGAATCCGTACCTGCGCGAGGAGCACGGTGTCCTCGACGCGGACctcgggcggcgggcgagggagCAGCTCCTCCTTGGGGATGTTCAGGGGGCGCTCGAGGTTGCGCGCCTCCTCGAGCGAGCAGCTCGCCTCGGCCTCGATGAACCACACCCCTTCCCCGGTGCAGTCGATCTCGGGCTCCCCGGGGACCGGCTCCGCgatgcggccggcgacggggtAGTAGTGGACGAGCGCCCTGGCGAAACCCTCCCGCATGGCGGCGACCGATGCGGCCTGGTCCTTGGCGGCTtcggcggaggaggggaagacCTGGATGAAGTCGACGGagacgcggacggcggcggtctTGTCGATGGAGGAGAGCGGGAGGGAGCCGCCCGGAGTGGGCCCCGCCAGGGGCaccagcgccggcggcgacttggtgacggcggcggcagccatggCGCGGTCgatcgggaggagggaggaagcgaGGCAGTTGAGCTCGCGCGCGTGTCGCGGGAGAGGAATTGATTAATTAGGCGTCGTGCGATGCTGAGGCGGTGAGGCTTTGAGTAGGAGGAGTAGGTGGCACACTGGGCCACTGACACCAACCCGACGACTTTGTTAGTTGGACTTGTCGTTAACCGCTTCAGTAATCAGTAAAAGTATTGTTAATTAGCCGAGCTCGAGGACGCGACGAGTTGCGCGCGGAGAAGGCGAACCCGGCgatggggaggggagggtgcgGTGCCGAATTGCCGATGAGGTCGACGTGAAGCCGAGGCTCGAAGACGGTTGTGTTGCGGAGGTGGAGCGGGGAGGAGACAATCGCGGtcgcaccggcggcgacgaggccgagAGGGAGGGGCGCGCTTCGGATGCGGTGGGCGGTGGGGAGAGAGTGAGCGGAGCAgagcgcgtcggcggcggctgggccgGTGAGAGCCCCCGTTCGTGGATGGAAGCCTAGAGGCCGAACCCGATATTTGTTGGGAAAATGTGGCCCATCTAGCAGAATTTTTTTCcagaaaaagtacaccgaaggtccctcaacttgtcatcgggataaaaaaacgtcctcgaa
Proteins encoded in this window:
- the LOC127781220 gene encoding acyl transferase 9-like; the protein is MAAAAVTKSPPALVPLAGPTPGGSLPLSSIDKTAAVRVSVDFIQVFPSSAEAAKDQAASVAAMREGFARALVHYYPVAGRIAEPVPGEPEIDCTGEGVWFIEAEASCSLEEARNLERPLNIPKEELLPRPPPEVRVEDTVLLAQITKFTCGGFAVGICFSHLVFDGQGAAQFLKAVGEMARGLPEPSLKPIWARDAIPNPPKPPLGPPPSFTAFNFEKSVIEISLDSIKRVKDQVASETNQKCSTFDVVTAMMFKSRTLAIDFAPDADVRLGFAASTRHLLNNVLPSVDGYYGNCVYPGGLAKTSQEVKDASLVEIVTAIREAKDVLSTRFLDWMSGGAKENHYNVSLDYGTLVVTDWSHVGFNEVDYGFGEPSYVFTLNDDVNIVPSVVYLKPPKPKQGIRLVLQCVEAQHSKVFGEELQKLA